In a genomic window of Chrysemys picta bellii isolate R12L10 chromosome 1, ASM1138683v2, whole genome shotgun sequence:
- the LOC101949876 gene encoding sulfotransferase 1C1 isoform X2, with the protein MALGKMKDLSLESSMTRSETDEVGGVLLPKRVCDRWDQIWNFRARPDDLLITTYAKAGTTWIQEIVDMIQHDGDIEKCKRATTYLRHPFIEWVLPGPFSSDTNGLELAEAMPSPRTLKTHLPVQLVPPSFWEQECKIIYVARNAKDNLVSYYHFHRMNKNMPAPGTWEEFLEKFMAGQVLWGCWYDHVKGWWDAKENHCILYLFYEDLKEDPKREIQKVLQFLEKDLENEVLDKIIHHTTFEIMKDNPMANYTFQPPAVMDHSISPFMRKGACSSVAIYRVPSCGKGMLCRDYWRLEEPFHNGTE; encoded by the exons ATGGCCCTGGGTAAGATGAAAGATCTGAGCCTAGAGAGCTCCATGACACGCTCTGAAACAGATGAAGTGGGTGGAGTTCTCCTTCCAAAAAGAGTGTGTGACAGGTGGGATCAAATTTGGAACTTCAGAGCCAGACCTGATGATCTGCTCATCACAACCTATGCAAAAGCAG GTACAACATGGATACAGGAGATTGTGGATATGATCCAACATGATGGAGACATTGAGAAGTGCAAACGTGCCACCACTTATCTGCGACACCCTTTCATTGAGTGGGTTCTGCCTGGACCTTTCAGCTCTGATACAAATG GCCTGGAACTAGCTGAAGCGATGCCCTCCCCACGAACACTGAAAACTCATCTCCCTGTACAACTGGTGCCTCCATCCTTTTGGGAGCAAGAGTGTAAG ATAATCTATGTGGCAAGAAATGCCAAAGACAACCTGGTGTCCTACTACCATTTTCACAGAATGAATAAAAATATGCCTGCGCCAGGAACCTGGGAGGAGTTTTTGGAGAAATTCATGGctggacaag TGCTTTGGGGTTGCTGGTATGATCATGTAAAAGGATGGTGGGATGCAAAAGAAAACCACTGTATTCTCTACCTCTTCTATGAAGACCTAAAGGAG GATCCAAAGCGTGAAATCCAAAAGGTGTTACAGTTCCTGGAGAAGGACTTGGAGAATGAGGTTCTAGATAAAATCATCCACCACACAACATTTGAGATAATGAAGGACAACCCCATGGCAAACTACACTTTTCAGCCTCCTGCAGTAATGGACCACTCAATCTCACCATTCATGAGAAAAGGTGCTTGTAGCAGTGTGGCCATTTACAGAGTGCCCTCTTGTGGCAAGGGAATGCTTTGCAG GGACTATTGGAGACTGGAAGAACCATTTCACAATGGCACAGAATGA
- the LOC101949876 gene encoding sulfotransferase 1C1 isoform X1: MALGKMKDLSLESSMTRSETDEVGGVLLPKRVCDRWDQIWNFRARPDDLLITTYAKAGTTWIQEIVDMIQHDGDIEKCKRATTYLRHPFIEWVLPGPFSSDTNGLELAEAMPSPRTLKTHLPVQLVPPSFWEQECKIIYVARNAKDNLVSYYHFHRMNKNMPAPGTWEEFLEKFMAGQVLWGCWYDHVKGWWDAKENHCILYLFYEDLKEDPKREIQKVLQFLEKDLENEVLDKIIHHTTFEIMKDNPMANYTFQPPAVMDHSISPFMRKGTIGDWKNHFTMAQNEKFDEDYRKKMSRTSLTFRMEL; the protein is encoded by the exons ATGGCCCTGGGTAAGATGAAAGATCTGAGCCTAGAGAGCTCCATGACACGCTCTGAAACAGATGAAGTGGGTGGAGTTCTCCTTCCAAAAAGAGTGTGTGACAGGTGGGATCAAATTTGGAACTTCAGAGCCAGACCTGATGATCTGCTCATCACAACCTATGCAAAAGCAG GTACAACATGGATACAGGAGATTGTGGATATGATCCAACATGATGGAGACATTGAGAAGTGCAAACGTGCCACCACTTATCTGCGACACCCTTTCATTGAGTGGGTTCTGCCTGGACCTTTCAGCTCTGATACAAATG GCCTGGAACTAGCTGAAGCGATGCCCTCCCCACGAACACTGAAAACTCATCTCCCTGTACAACTGGTGCCTCCATCCTTTTGGGAGCAAGAGTGTAAG ATAATCTATGTGGCAAGAAATGCCAAAGACAACCTGGTGTCCTACTACCATTTTCACAGAATGAATAAAAATATGCCTGCGCCAGGAACCTGGGAGGAGTTTTTGGAGAAATTCATGGctggacaag TGCTTTGGGGTTGCTGGTATGATCATGTAAAAGGATGGTGGGATGCAAAAGAAAACCACTGTATTCTCTACCTCTTCTATGAAGACCTAAAGGAG GATCCAAAGCGTGAAATCCAAAAGGTGTTACAGTTCCTGGAGAAGGACTTGGAGAATGAGGTTCTAGATAAAATCATCCACCACACAACATTTGAGATAATGAAGGACAACCCCATGGCAAACTACACTTTTCAGCCTCCTGCAGTAATGGACCACTCAATCTCACCATTCATGAGAAAAG GGACTATTGGAGACTGGAAGAACCATTTCACAATGGCACAGAATGAGAAATTTGATGAAGATTATAGGAAGAAGATGTCTAGAACCTCTCTGACCTTCCGCATGGAGCTCTGA